The following nucleotide sequence is from Kiritimatiella glycovorans.
CCTTCTGCGAAAACTGGACCTGGAGCTGCGGTGCCAATAGCTGGGAAACGCGCTACCGCAGCCTTGCCCAGAACGGAGCCGGATCCCCGGCCTACCACATGCTCACCAACGTCCTCGGCGTCCGGCCAACGAAACCTGGCTTCGCCGAATTTGAAGTTCGCCCGCAGCTCGGCGACCTCGAATGGGCGGAAGGCGTTGTGCCGTCACCTGCTGGCGACATTCCCGTCCGCTGGGAAAAGAAGGGCGGCGCACTGCATCTGGAGATCACCGTCCCGGCCGGCACCCGGGCCACCGCCATCGCGCCCAGTGGTGAAAGGACATCCCTCCCAGCAGGAATCCATCGCGTGAAGATGGACATGGGAGAGTAATTGCTGATGAACGGAAAAATGCAGATCGCGAATAAGAAAGAGAGAATGGATTGGATCGCGAATCACACAGCGCGGACGCTCCGCAACCGAATTTGAAACCACAAATGCGCAAAAACCACAAAATGTACGACTCCTGATAATGAATTGTAATCTATTCATTCTGTGTCTTTTGTGAATTTTGAGGTTAATAGACGTTGCCAGGAAAACAAGCCGATTTGCGGCCCGGAAAACCGATAAGGAGAAGATTAAGATGATTCTACACAAAACAAAACAATGGATCGCCGCGTTCGCGACGGTGGTGATTTTAAGCGGGGGTTCAGCGGCGGCGGAAAGGCGGCCCAACATTCTGCTGATGCTGTTCGACGACATGGGGTTTTCGGATCTCGGTTGTTTCGGCGGCGATACGCATACGCCAAACATCGACCGGCTGGCGGAGGGCGGCCTGCGTTTCAGCAACTTCTACAATGCCAGCAAGTGCGAACCCTCGCGCGCGGCGCTGCTCTCGGGCCTCTTCCACAAGCAGGCGGGAATCGGCTACGAAAAAGGTATTGAAACCGGCGTCACGCTCGGCGAGGTGCTGCGGACCGCAGGCTACCACACCATGGCACTCGGCAAGTGGCATGTGGCGGGCAACCCCTACGAGCGCGGCTTCGACCGCACGTTCGGCTGGATTCTGGGCTGCCCCGACTATTTCCGTGCCGATCTGACCGGCAATGCCGGGTTCCACAAGGACGGCAAGCCGTTCAAGGTGCCGCAGGATTATTACCTGACCCGCCTGCTGGCCGACCAGGCGCTCGAATTTCTCGACGACCATCAGGCAAAGAATCCGGAACAGCCGTTTTTCATGTACTATGCCATCTCCGCGCCGCACTGGCCGATCATGGCGCCGGAGGAAACGATCGAGGAAAACGTGCCGACTTATGAGGCCGGTTGGGACGAAATCCGTCGTCGCCGGTTTGAGCACCTGCGCGAACAGGGGCTGATTCCCAGGGATTGGAAGCTGACGCCGCGCCCGGAGAGCATTCCGGAGTGGGAGGCGATGCCGCCTGAAGAGCAGGCCTTCGAGGCGCGCCGCATGGCCATCCATGCCGCCATGATCCAGGAGGCGGATAAAAACTTCGGGCGCATCCTCGACCGACTCAAACAGCAGGGCGAGCTCGACAATACGCTGATTGTGATTCTCAGCGACAACGGTGCCACCGGGATGGAGACGCGCCGCCGCGGCGTCTGCGGCGAGCCGGGCAGCCTGTGGTTCATTGGTGTCGGCTGGGCCAACACCTGCAACACGCCATTCAAGCACTACAAGGTCGCGCAGTCCCACGGCGGCACCCGTACCGCCATGGTTGCCCACTGGCCGAAGGGAATCGC
It contains:
- a CDS encoding arylsulfatase; this translates as MILHKTKQWIAAFATVVILSGGSAAAERRPNILLMLFDDMGFSDLGCFGGDTHTPNIDRLAEGGLRFSNFYNASKCEPSRAALLSGLFHKQAGIGYEKGIETGVTLGEVLRTAGYHTMALGKWHVAGNPYERGFDRTFGWILGCPDYFRADLTGNAGFHKDGKPFKVPQDYYLTRLLADQALEFLDDHQAKNPEQPFFMYYAISAPHWPIMAPEETIEENVPTYEAGWDEIRRRRFEHLREQGLIPRDWKLTPRPESIPEWEAMPPEEQAFEARRMAIHAAMIQEADKNFGRILDRLKQQGELDNTLIVILSDNGATGMETRRRGVCGEPGSLWFIGVGWANTCNTPFKHYKVAQSHGGTRTAMVAHWPKGIADPGGIRDQRLHIIDIMPTFAELAGADYPTTFNGKAVPPPDGVSFASLFKKTASDFERPPLYFEMLNNKAVIDGKWKLVSDYNRPWALYDLEKDGTETTDLSKQYPELAKRLQEMWEAHDREFPNNERRAWKEHQRVPLEPQHLEPFGASKRSGGMPASGVLAEWHSTAVSEGFKGTPQWEANGAVIQLDESRFRADYGPTDRFAYSHMNGSRLDPERYIQIMVPSGKRLSGLDVNIYSSKAGPQKAALRSNADGFAVNVAEFDLTRGEHNRIEADLSACPQAAELRLYLWDARGFQKGWLSDNGGTPAVVLKGSE